The Maniola jurtina chromosome 21, ilManJurt1.1, whole genome shotgun sequence genome contains the following window.
cttggtcagttctaacaccaataaacaccagcagaacacaaaaaccggccacttccaacaaaaaaacactccaaaaaatcaCAAcatgcgcgccagcaaacgccactacagacgaagtcctagcaTATTCTTAACAGTTAACATAGAAATAAAAGTGAcctttgaaaattatttcaaaggTCACTTTTATTTCTATCTGTTATTTTAACAGAACTATAACTTGGTTGTAAGATTTTAAGGTTTTTGTACAATACACAGTCATATGCCTTGTGTCACTATAAACACAGTTTTTTTAGGAGCGAAATCGCCTATCACTCCGCTGCCTATCCATCATTCTACGACAAGAGAGTGGTGAATTAAAACGCAATGAAATTACACCAGCCATTCTGAAAAGCGTAGACCTAGCCAAAGAAGCAGTAGCACAAGACATCAAAGATGGAATATCGTGGACGGTTTTGGGAAATGCTTACTTATGCCAGTATTTCATGATAGCTCAAGACCCAGCTACGTTGAAGTTGTGTATGAGTGCATACAAGCAGGCCTGGGCAGATCCTGTTGCAAAGGGACAGCCAGATTTGTACTATAACAAAGGGGTGGTaagttgaaattattatttctgaAATTCTGTGTGTTGAATAGTATTGGGTTTTCTTCACAACCTTTAAGATCTTTTCTTCACATCTATGGCAGACttaactagagtgagggaactttcggtttgattctgaatcgacaaTATGTctaatattaggctatgggtgatgtgaaatcaaagaagAGTAGGTGATTCATAGTCTCAGGGTATGTAGTACCTGCTAGTGACGTCGTGATCTGTGTCTATGTAGTGGAATGGGGCAGAGGCGCAGCgtcatttttaaggttccatgcAAATGGTAAAAGACTTGTGAAGAAAAAAAGACATGTCAAAAAACAATTCTTCCCCTCTGAAGTTTGCAAAGCagaaaattttaaacaataataagaGTTGAAAGAGGTTTATGTAAAATTTCCAGGGAAAATAAGATGCAATCTTGAATTAGCACACTTTTTCAGAAATCAGCACCCTTCCAAACTTAGTGTTCCAAATAAAAGCCTCAGTGGGCAAGtctgcctcgcacttggccataactcttcacattctgagaagagactcgttctcagtagtggaccggtgaatcatgataatgatgtataattgaaatataattttgagAAGCTGCAACAATTTTTCTCTATTTTCGCAGAAAGCACACTGACATATTTGCGGTAGAGAAAAAGTCAATGTGTACTACTCATTttatgtaattatattatattttctaataCAAAATTTTGACCAATAACATCTCTCACTTTTGCCATCAAACCCTCCAAAGTTCTAAGTGGTACTTGTAGCAATGTTGAAATTTTTGCATTTGCATCACCCGTCCTCTTCTTCACTAATAGTGCTGCCAACCCTAAACTTCCTCTTCgtatttcttttatttgggGTACTTGTTCAAGTAAACTATTGAACTTCTCTTTCGTTATTCCCATGCAGTACTCGAAAACTCTGTCATCTATGTCTTGCAAGTTTTCAAAGTCCAAAGTTTGATTAGGCATATTCACAAATGAGAAAACATGCTCTATCTGTTCGATGGTAAATGTTTGCATACTGTTTTCAGAGTCAAATAAGGTCTCCCATGAATTGCTTTTTAAATGATGATCGCATAGTCTAGCCTGCTTTGGTAGATAATATTTGTGATGGCTAAGAACAATGGCACGCAATTTATCTGATATAAGATGTAATGAGGTACCACTACTGCATTTTGGAAAGACACAACTTTTGGTAGTATTGGGTGCTCGTCTATAGTTTGGCAaagctattttttttacatcaaCCAGCTGGAGTAGATCCTGAAGTACTAGGCTCTGTTAGAGTAGCAGGCTCCTGTGGTGCAGGCTCTTGTGGTGCATCTTTTATAGAAAGCAGTGATTTGGCGAGACTGTTAATTCGCAAAACTTGTCTTCGTGTCCGTAACCAGCACGCGTGACATACGCGATCAGATTCTGTTATCTGAAATAAAGATAACACAAAACTCATGAAGTCAAGAAGTAAGCCTTTGTCTTTACAAGCTTCTATAGGGTTCCATACCGAGGGGTGccaaacggaaccctattactaagactccgtccatccatctgtctgtctgtcagcgagcaatctggtgaaccgtaataggtagagttgaaattttcacagaatgtgtattgctattgccgctataaaacatcaaatgaaaattaaaataattaaaaagtcttatttcttgtacgatggtacagaacccttcatcTCAATCTAAATCCTCCTTtagaacctcgatagctcaacggttgaggagcggactggattccgaaaggtcggcagttcaaaccctacctgttgcactattgtcatacccactcctggcacaagctttacgcttaattggaggggaaaggggagtagtagtcatgattaacatggctaatacatattctttataaaacaaatctacaaaaaaataacataccTGTCGTGGAGCTAGTCTGTTTTGTATGATATCGTAAATAGCTTGATGCAGTTCAGAAGGATTGTCGCTCAATATTTTGTTACTTTGTCTCCGTAAGATGGAGATGCCGCATAGAGGACACACATTAGTATGGCCTCGGGGGCTAGGACCGGCTTGTTGACAGTCATCGTCAGTGACTTCTTGCTTGATAAAAACATTAACTTTAGCCATTGCAAGATCTTTGCAAGCTTCACAAACGACGTCATCTTGTGTAATCTGAAAACACAAAGTTAGGTAATAAAGTATatgatttttttagggttccatacctcaaaaggaaaaacggaacccttataggatcactttgttgtctgtctgtccgtccgtccttcgtgtctgtcaagaaaacctgtagggtacttcctgttgacctagaatcatgaaaattggcaggtaggtagatcttatagcacaagtaaaggaataattcacggtttttctgaaaaccgtgaatttgtggttacatcacagaaaaaaaattaaaatgtgttttaattttcaaagtaagataactataccaagtggggtatcatatgaaagggcttcacctgtacattctaaaacagatttttatttattttttagcataatagtttttgatttctcatgcaaaatgtagaaaaaatacccaagtacggaaccctcagtgagcgagtcacgactcgcacttggccggttttttttttgtaaatattacaataaaacataaAGCGAGCCTtgtctaattactatacaaatcaatCCCGCGTGGAATAGAGTGAGTGTGGAATTGATGAGTCTGTGAGTGGAtcaaaactttttcttttacaaaCTAAAGTATGTAATATGTCCACAAATTTTTAGGTTATTGTATAAGTTTAATTGCTTAAGCAGTATACAATAGGAAAGCTTTCAGGCGACTAGTATTTTGCTGATGATTATCACCATAGTTTGGTCAATTTACACCAAatctttataaattattataaacttgtacttaattacttataaactttttttaaaacttagttATAAACTTACCTTCTCACAGAATCAGTGATATGTCTTAACCTAATCATTAGGTTCTAATGAAAATCTTTACAGTAGCTTTTGAGATTAGGTTGTACAGAACTTGGAGGAATAAATATGTAGTTCCAAAACacgtggattaaaaaaaatattggcgAGTCGAAGGTCCTTTGCTTTACAATAGGTATAAAGTGATAGATCCAAAAGTCACTTACAATTTGAGGATACACCCATTCCGAGAGTAAAGAAGTAATTTTCTTATCAAGTTCCAAGGCAGGATACCGGCGCAGTTTGTTAATGCATAAATTACAGTTGATACACATAATTCGGTTGGATTTGGCGCGGTTTACCATCTTAGAGGTTGTCTTAGGTGTTGGCTAACTGCCTTTCAAACTAACTCCACGCAATGAGGCAAAATCAGAGAGAGTTCTAAAGTGAGAAAGCACAATTAATTATCTGAGTTCTAGTACTCCGAGTTATATGAAAAACAGAAGATCGCTAAAACAAAATACCACAATAACAAATAACACGAAGCGAAGCGTTCAAAAGCGCCTgttaaactgtaaacatgagtTAAACTCAAAACCAAAACTGTCAAATGTCAGTATCACTTGTCATCGTCAAGAAGATTTGATAGTTCCGCTTTAGTGTTGCCAATAAATTTACTTCATTTATTACCATTGTACTCTACAGGTTTTTGTCTATAAATGGGAGAAAATATGTACGCTTTTTCTGGATTTAAATAACTTGAGAACTGTAGataataaatagaatctagACTTACcttttatataagtatcatTTCTAGATGCTTAAGTTTAAAGTTAAATgaaattacttttaaatagtaaGAAAGAAATTAAAGAAAGCTAAACTTAAATAACGGATACGGCATTTCTACGTTTTTGCtcgtgttaggggtttacgcgcgtcactacgcacgtgtcacgtatatgcaattggtgtgaatcggcctttaacaAGGAAAGCTGGGCTTCACTTGCATAGTTCAGAGAGGAGGATCATTAGTTTAGTCATGGCAGATATTATAGATGAATATATTGGTTTTTCGGCCTCCTCACGGACGgatccgggttcgattccctgtaggggtttgaaaattttataataatatctggTCTGTTCTGTtaggaggcttcggtcgtggctagttaggtaccaccctactggcaaagccgtgccgccaagcgattcagcgttccggtgcgatgccgtgtagaaaccaaatacCTCTTCCAGTTTAGCCCGCTTTCATACTTAGccgcttagactgcatcatcacttaccaccaggtaagattgcagtaaagtactaacttgtatctgaataaaaaaatatatattgttgTCAACAGGCCCTTAAGTATTCGGAATGCTACAGTGAGGCAATAGAGATGTTCTACCACGCGTGCCGCTTGGACCCCGGCTGGGCGCCGCCCAAACACGAGCGCTCAGAACTGACTCACTACTTAACTGAAGCTACCCGGCTGGTGCGCACGCGCGGGAAACTGAAGGCCAAACGACTCGCTACCATGGTTCAAGTTAGTTAATTCTTCGTGTCCATTCTATGACAAACTCATTTAAAACAAGCTAATTAAGGGTAcccataacatttttttgacGTTTAGTGATTCTTACTATCAGTATCTTACTTTATCGTCGTATCcatgctagctgatgcccacgatttcgttcgcgtgtatataggttttcaaaaataccgtgacaactcattgattttccgggataaaaagtagtctatatgcTATATGTTAgtccaggctataatctatctccattccaaatttcagccaaatccgtctagtagttttgcgtgaaagagaaactttcgcgtttatattattagtaggatTCCTTATTATTGATTACTTGATCTGATTTTTGAATCCTTATCTCTAAAACCGATTTAACCTTTAATAcgtactctttaatttttctatgCTTTTATAGACCATAGACAAGAAAATGTTAGGCGAATACGCAACGGAGTCCTACAACCTCGGGCCGCGTAAGGACGTGCTGCTGGAGCACGTGCGGATCGACGCGCTGCGGGAGGGCAGTAATGACAACAAAGTCATCCTCGGGAGGGTCGTGGGTTCCATACACAACGAGAACGCTGTCCCTTTGTAAGTATTTATCTGTAATATCTGGAATAAAGATTGGGTATTCTTCTCATAATGTGCGTAAATTCTTGAGCCACGATGTTGTTCTTCGGCCAGGTGGTCTTTTGCCGGATTTTTCCCTTGAATTATGAGCTGAAATACAcatggtagatgcttttgacgattcaaatgtTCTTGGAAAACTTCAacggaataaaaataatttatttatataaaacttttattgCAGTACGTTCGCGATAATAGACGAGAGCCTCGAGTGCGTGTGTGTGTCCGTGTACAACTGGGCGGATGGTCGCGGCACCATCATAGGGGACGTGGTTGCCGTTCCGGAACCGCTGCTCACGTCACACGCTATGGATAGCGAGCTGGCTGTGAGTTATCTTCATCTtaatggggagtgctctgaagagctgtttgacctcatttCACCCTCCtctttctacaaccgcaccgcacgccaccgcaagcaatttcaccctcaccacctgggtggcTGGTGCACTTAAACCGCCCGTTGTGCCTGattcttttttccacgcacatgcaaaccgtggaatcaactcccatccgCTGTGTTCCCTCTCGATTACTaagtggggttattcaaggggcggaccaacaaattcctgaaatgccggcaacgcatcggcggtacctctgatgctgcaaatgttcatgggcggcggtaatcacttgatACCAGCTGCATGTTAgcttgctattttattttattttttaaagtattttttaataaaactatgttattaGACGAGACCATTAGAAGAGATAGAGGCGAAACTAaagatccaaattttttttgtttcagcaaTTCGAGTTCAAATCGATCCGCGTGAACAACCCCCTGGTTCTGTTGATCAACGGTAAGCGCGTGAGCCGCAACCAGTTCGCGAGCACGCGCGTCACGAGCACGTACGAGATACACTGACGGGGCACCGCGAGGCGCTACAGTCGGTTTTACTAGACCGCCCGTGCGTACGGGGCCGAATCGACCCCATGCTATGTTGATCCAGTTTATtattagtcaaagtcaaagtcgaagtcaaaatcattcattcaaagtaggtactattgtacctaCTCTTTTGGTGGTCGGAATtgtgtacgatatagtggtgataattaattacgaacTTAAAACGACGACGAGGGTTCCacacgcgcccaagtctgagaagattTTCTTTATTCATGCTTGGTCCTACTCAGGCCGATATCTTAGCGCACCTTGTTTAGAAtcaagacagagttaaaacgagacagacaaTGTCTCTGCATAAGTCTCTTTTTAAATGTGTCTcaaatctgagcaaagttaacAAACGCTTTTTAGATATCAGCCTTGGTTTTATTCATTTCATATTTTGTCGAAAGGACCATCGCTACAAATGTAAGTTTACTAGACAATCAGTGCtagtagattattattatagatcgAATTGACTTCCTAGTATTTATCTTGTTAGTGGTTAGTTCAAATCGATCTGCGTGAACAACCTCCTCGTTCTGTTAATAAACAAATTTGGCTGAAATGTAAATAGTTTATACCCTGACTTACAATTAGGCtacattttgtcccggaaaatcagagtctCCGCGGTATTAAagacctacatccacgcggatgaagtcgaagGTAAAaactagtaattaattaatctacTTGATCGCTGCGACTGGAGACTATATGTGTACTTCAATCCTCTTCCGAAAAGTAACTAAGTCGTCGATTGCTGATGCTAAAAGCATCAGTCTGCTCTGTGCCCTTACTCGTAGATTTGTAATTTTGAATGTGTGTCAATTATGTAtgttataaaaagttttttatatcAAATGAATTTGATAACTGTAAACTATCTTTTAGAGCTAAGTACCTAATCATAGTTATTATAGAAATATATGTGTAAAACTCTGTAAATCCTAACTCAGTCTTAATGACGCTAAAATTCGCacgttaaattttattaattaatatttatattgacgtaatgttaaatttattttatgcgtagatagatataaataattataggtataaaactaatttttacGATAGTGTTATTTTATTAGGTTAATAAATTGACAGTTTATTTCAATGGCACTAACGGTGCTTTACATATCTGCTATTGCTCCAGTGGAAACGGTGCGTGCGCCATGTCCAAAAGTTTATTTCAGAAGcttaggcgcaacgcacaccggCAGAATCGGCGTCTTCCTTGATAACGTGGCGATCCCAGACGCTACGTCTATTTGCGCTGCCTATTTACTATAGGGACTGTTAACACGTGCCAGCACACTACAGCTTTGCTCGTaagcaataaggctgccttaCATGcttagtttttctttctttatcttTTTGGTCTATATTTTCCATTAGTAGTCAAGAAAAATTCgacaatacaaacatacaaacatacaaaattttatgaaaACATCCGGTTTATTAGTTTCACAATTCACACGATAAATTGCCATCTTAAAATCTTTCTATTGTAGCAGTTGTAGATGTGTGGAGCACAGTTTGTACAAATTGTCAATACCTACGCACTTAATGAATTATATTTAGGTCTGATAAAAAATTGTTGCATAAGTAAAAGACTGATACTGTGGTAATGCGGAATTGGTGCGGTTGTATGTAATGTGTGTACCCCTTATTTTTCTGTAGGTAAAGCCCAaacataaacatttttcatattacattatgAAAAAGATGTAAAATAATTCCGTTTTAGTCAGATTCAGTACCAATGTCAAAGTACGTTCCTCAGACAGGCTTTTCGTGGCAATAACTGTAAACGATGCatgtttgtataataataattcacacTTTTATAATAAGATCGATATCAAAGTAACACCTCAAATGAATGTGtcaatgataattaattattctaataaaaataaaaatattttaagtacacttaattagttttattgtacaaaaatactGGATTTTACACGAGGTGATGTTTATTTAGTCACATTTATTTAGGCTACAATGTGactggggcgccagccaggtaacctcccagtgtgcctggatgctgctggtcccttttggatgcgtccgaggggaagagcagtgttcgggccggtgcgccccggtaacatggctaataatttctcttcggagatattgttggctatggctaatgacctggcagggggggaggtttctccgcgtgtccctctgactagcagagggcacagtggatgaagcggaggatgggacgcgggcgacgtgcgcgtcccaaggtcgggggacgcacttcgttggtgcgtcccggaggtgcgtcgatggggaccgagcaggtccccggtggagggtctgccttagcagacgtcgctggctgggtcgcggttgtttgcttcggccgttcccgtgacccagtcgccaggcgacgcgcagtagcgccgctggggtttagtgggtattccggtcgcctctcggccggcgagtcccacataccctccctccgggggggatgcgtaa
Protein-coding sequences here:
- the LOC123876074 gene encoding tetratricopeptide repeat protein 5-like isoform X1, which gives rise to MSSNTEDHVELLENASEIMDNLSKELQELYSYRDLFFENHPLEMASEKNKCVEQKKEVLVQKFESFDVDVQIPFALRAQFLYMKGRCYNISQTYDSRATQCLSKAVKLNPHLVDAWNELGECYLKNMNVKEAKASFEGALKHERNRLSLRCLSIILRQESGELKRNEITPAILKSVDLAKEAVAQDIKDGISWTVLGNAYLCQYFMIAQDPATLKLCMSAYKQAWADPVAKGQPDLYYNKGVALKYSECYSEAIEMFYHACRLDPGWAPPKHERSELTHYLTEATRLVRTRGKLKAKRLATMVQTIDKKMLGEYATESYNLGPRKDVLLEHVRIDALREGSNDNKVILGRVVGSIHNENAVPFTFAIIDESLECVCVSVYNWADGRGTIIGDVVAVPEPLLTSHAMDSELAQFEFKSIRVNNPLVLLINGKRVSRNQFASTRVTSTYEIH
- the LOC123876074 gene encoding tetratricopeptide repeat protein 5-like isoform X2 encodes the protein MSSNTEDHVELLENASEIMDNLSKELQELYSYRDLFFENHPLEMASEKNKCVEQKKEVLVQKFESFDVDVQIPFALRAQFLYMKGRCYNISQTYDSRATQCLSKAVKLNPHLVDAWNELGECYLKNMNVKEAKASFEGALKHERNRLSLRCLSIILRQESGELKRNEITPAILKSVDLAKEAVAQDIKDGISWTVLGNAYLCQYFMIAQDPATLKLCMSAYKQAWADPVAKGQPDLYYNKGVALKYSECYSEAIEMFYHACRLDPGWAPPKHERSELTHYLTEATRLVRTRGKLKAKRLATMVQTIDKKMLGEYATESYNLGPRKDVLLEHVRIDALREGSNDNKVILGRVVGSIHNENAVPFTFAIIDESLECVCVSVYNWADGRGTIIGDVVAVPEPLLTSHAMDSELAFEFKSIRVNNPLVLLINGKRVSRNQFASTRVTSTYEIH
- the LOC123876079 gene encoding uncharacterized protein LOC123876079, whose translation is MVNRAKSNRIMCINCNLCINKLRRYPALELDKKITSLLSEWVYPQIITQDDVVCEACKDLAMAKVNVFIKQEVTDDDCQQAGPSPRGHTNVCPLCGISILRRQSNKILSDNPSELHQAIYDIIQNRLAPRQITESDRVCHACWLRTRRQVLRINSLAKSLLSIKDAPQEPAPQEPATLTEPSTSGSTPAG